A single genomic interval of Helianthus annuus cultivar XRQ/B chromosome 13, HanXRQr2.0-SUNRISE, whole genome shotgun sequence harbors:
- the LOC118479246 gene encoding putative disease resistance protein RGA1, which translates to MAETAASALFSVIFEKLTDEAFKKFARSQKIDSELNKLQSTLSHIQDLLTDASEKEITKKAVKQWLNRLQHLAYDIDDFLDDVATEAMRRELSQESGAITSKVRDLIVPTCCTKFSLSQRLHHKLDSINTKLQHLEKQKADLGLIVKDEKQKVRRNETSLLESDVVGREGEREKLINKLLLDEPSKQNFIIVPIVGMGGVGKTTLARILYNDTRVKDHFELMAWVCVSDEFDIFKISETIYQSVATDDKQFKDINLLQTALREQLEDKRFLLVLDDVWNENYDDWENLVRPFHSGATGSRVIMTTRKHQLLKKIGFNHLDHLENLSHEDALSLLALHALDVDNFDSHETLKPQAEGIVKKCGGLPLALKAIGRLLRTKTEVEEWDDVLKSKIWDLENADAIVPALRLSYNDLSADLKRLFAYCSLFPKDFLFDKEELILLWIAEGYLNESTANKSPERLGHEYFDKLLSRSFFQRAPNGKSFFVMHDLMNDLATFVAGEYFVRFDNQMEMTKEALAKYRHMSFIREEYVAFQKFGAFEKARSLRTLLPVYVGVDQRWKDFYLSSKILVDLLPQLPLLRVLSLRRFKICEVPNSIGTLKHLRYLNLSDTNIKELPENVGSLYNLQTLIVSGCESLTNLPKSFFKLKRLRHFDIRNTPLLKKLPLGIGELKSLQTLTRIIIGGNSGFAITELKGLKDLHGEISIEGLNKVQSSIHAREANLYLKEISKLELKWDDGSGSETLETEVLNELKPCSDKLKSLKIKSYKGIEFPNWIGDPSFNRLVHVSLRGCRKCTSLPPLGRLPSLKILRLENMSSWEVWSTNSEAMFPCLRELQIINCPNLIDVSVEALPSLRVLTIYKCCESVLRSLVRAASSTTKLKITSIFGLTDEVWRGLIENLGAVEELRIQCCGEIRYMWESEEEASKVLVNLKKLKVFGCKNLASLSEKEEEENNNGGNLLSSLRILDVQACESMERLCCPNSIESLTITCSDSLTHVSLPRATTTGGGGQNLKSLAIDINGCENLKSINQLSNSTHLTSLSISECRNMELFSDLHQLSNLTRLYIRGCKSIESFSDLELSNLTRLRIERCESIESFPNLHLPNLTELNIRSCKNMKAFGDLQVPNLISWSTTDCENLESFPDLQLSNLTMLKHMCIINCPMLDASFPRGLWPPNLVRLTTGGLKKPISEWGYQNFPASLVDLRLFDEPNVRNFSQLSPLLPSSLTSLDITGFDNLESLSTGPQHLTSLQHLRITNCPKLNDLLETLLPSLLTLGISNCPKLKERCEGRGSHYWARISHIPCIYITD; encoded by the coding sequence ATGGCTGAAACTGCTGCTTCTGCCCTCTTCAGTGTCATTTTTGAGAAGCTAACCGATGAAGCCTTCAAGAAATTTGCTCGCTCTCAGAAAATTGATTCTGAGCTCAATAAACTGCAGAGCACACTCTCCCATATCCAAGATCTGCTTACTGATGCTTCTGAGAAAGAAATAACTAAAAAAGCTGTTAAACAATGGCTCAACCGTCTCCAACATTTGGCTTACGACATCGATGACTTTCTGGACGATGTGGCTACCGAAGCTATGCGTCGTGAGCTGTCACAGGAATCGGGAGCAATCACCAGCAAGGTAAGAGACCTCATCGTCCCAACTTGCTGCACAAAATTCTCACTAAGTCAACGTCTGCATCACAAGTTAGATAGCATCAACACCAAGTTACAACATCTAGAAAAACAAAAAGCTGATCTTGGTTTGATTGTGAAAGATGAAAAACAAAAAGTTAGAAGAAACGAAACATCTTTGCTAGAATCTGATGTTGTTGGGCGAgaaggtgagagagagaagttgATCAACAAGTTGTTGCTGGATGAGCCGTCTAAACAAAACTTCATTATCGTACCCATCGTTGGTATGGGTGGGGTGGGGAAGACCACTCTGGCTAGAATATTGTACAACGATACGCGAGTGAAGGATCACTTTGAACTCATGGCATGGGTTTGCGTGTCCGATGAGTTTGATATATTTAAAATAAGTGAAACCATCTATCAATCAGTGGCTACAGATGACAAGCAGTTTAAAGACATAAATCTGCTTCAAACTGCTCTGAGAGAGCAACTTGAGGACAAAAGATTTCTTCTAGTACTTGATGATGTTTGGAATGAAAACTATGACGACTGGGAAAACCTAGTGCGTCCATTTCATTCTGGGGCTACTGGAAGTAGGGTAATCATGACAACTCGCAAGCATCAACTGCTTAAAAAGATAGGTTTTAATCATTTAGACCATCTTGAGAATTTGTCGCATGAAGATGCTTTGTCTTTATTAGCTCTACATGCATTAGATGTAGATAACTTTGATTCGCATGAAACACTTAAACCACAAGCTGAAGGTATTGTGAAAAAGTGTGGTGGTTTGCCTTTAGCTTTAAAGGCAATTGGAAGGTTACTGAGAACCAAAACCGAGGTAGAAGAATGGGATGACGTGTTGAAAAGTAAGATATGGGATTTAGAAAATGCTGATGCAATTGTTCCAGCCCTAAGGCTAAGCTACAATGATCTTTCTGCTGATTTGAAGCGCTTGTTTGCATACTGCTCTTTGTTCCCGAAGGACTTTTTGTTTGACAAGGAGGAGTTGATATTATTATGGATAGCTGAAGGGTATCTGAACGAGTCAACTGCAAACAAGTCACCAGAACGGTTGGGCCATGAATATTTTGATAAATTGCTATCAAGGTCCTTTTTTCAACGCGCACCTAATGGCAAATCTTTTTTTGTGATGCATGATCTCATGAACGACCTGGCCACATTTGTTGCTGGAGAATATTTTGTAAGGTTTGATAATCAGATGGAGATGACGAAGGAAGCTTTAGCCAAGTACCGACATATGTCATTTATTCGTGAGGAGTACGTAGCTTTCCAAAAGTTCGGGGCATTTGAAAAGGCCAGAAGTTTGAGAACATTGTTACCGGTATATGTTGGGGTAGATCAACGCTGGAAGGATTTTTACTTATCCAGCAAGATTTTGGTTGACTTGCTTCCTCAGCTACCATTGTTAAGGGTTCTTTCTTTGAGGCGTTTTAAGATATGTGAGGTACCAAATTCCATTGGTACTTTGAAGCACCTGCGGTATCTTAATCTATCTGATACAAATATAAAAGAGTTGCCTGAGAATGTTGGCAGTCTTTATAATTTACAGACATTGATAGTTTCTGGATGTGAAAGTCTGACCAATTTGCCTAAAAGCTTCTTTAAACTCAAAAGGCTGAGGCATTTTGACATCAGAAATACTCCACTTTTGAAGAAGTTGCCTTTGGGAATTGGTGAGTTGAAAAGCCTACAGACTCTCACTAGGATCATCATCGGAGGAAACAGTGGCTTTGCAATAACCGAGCTTAAGGGATTAAAGGATCTGCACGGGGAAATTTCCATCGAGGGTTTGAACAAAGTGCAAAGCTCAATACATGCACGTGAAGCAAacttatatttaaaagagattaGCAAGTTAGAGTTGAAATGGGATGATGGTTCTGGAAGTGAAACACTTGAGACAGAGGTTCTCAATGAGCTAAAGCCCTGTAGTGATAAGTTGAAATCGCTTAAGATTAAATCTTATAAGGGAATAGAGTTTCCAAATTGGATTGGGGATCCTTCTTTTAATCGGTTGGTTCACGTGTCGCTGCGGGGTTGTAGAAAATGTACATCTCTGCCGCCCCTTGGGCGACTACCTTCACTTAAAATTCTAAGGCTTGAAAATATGTCGAGTTGGGAGGTATGGTCAACCAATAGCGAGGCAATGTTTCCATGCCTTCGAGAGCTTCAAATAATAAACTGTCCCAATTTGATTGATGTCTCAGTTGAAGCATTACCTTCACTAAGAGTATTAACAATATATAAATGTTGTGAAAGCGTGCTGAGAAGTCTGGTGCGAGCAGCTTCATCAACCACTAAGTTGAAAATAACGTCAATTTTTGGGCTTACGGATGAGGTGTGGAGAGGTCTTATAGAGAATTTAGGGGCAGTTGAAGAGCTACGCATACAATGTTGTGGTGAAATTAGATACATGTGGGAATCAGAAGAAGAGGCAAGTAAAGTTCTTGTAAACTTAAAGAAACTGAAGGTATTTGGGTGTAAAAATTTGGCGAGTTTAAGTGAAAAAGAAGAGGAGGAGAATAACAATGGGGGCAACCTCCTATCATCTCTTAGGATTTTGGATGTACAAGCCTGTGAGAGTATGGAGCGTTTGTGTTGTCCAAATAGCATTGAGAGTTTAACTATCACTTGCTCTGACTCACTTACACATGTCTCCTTACCaagagcaacaacaacaggtgGAGGAGGGCAGAATCTCAAGTCACTTGCTATAGATATAAATGGTTGTGAAAATCTAAAATCAATAAATCAATTGAGCAACTCCACTCACCTCACCTCTTTGTCAATAAGTGAATGTAGAAACATGGAGTTATTTTCTGATCTTCATCAGCTATCAAATCTCACCAGGTTGTACATACGAGGTTGTAAAAGCATAGAGTCATTTTCTGACCTTGAGCTATCAAACCTCACCAGGTTGAGAATAGAACGTTGTGAAAGCATAGAGTCATTTCCTAACCTCCATCTGCCAAATCTCACAGAACTGAACATAAGAAGTTGCAAAAACATGAAGGCATTTGGTGACCTGCAGGTGCCAAATCTGATCAGTTGGAGCACAACAGATTGTGAAAATCTGGAGTCATTTCCTGACCTTCAGCTATCCAATCTcaccatgttaaaacatatgtgTATCATAAATTGTCCAATGCTTGATGCTTCCTTTCCTCGTGGGCTTTGGCCTCCCAATTTGGTTAGGCTTACAACAGGGGGGTTGAAAAAGCCCATCTCAGAATGGGGCTATCAGAATTTCCCTGCTTCGCTTGTCGACCTAAGATTATTTGATGAACCCAATGTGAGGAATTTTAGTCAATTGTCCCCCCTTCTCCCTTCTTCTCTTACATCTCTGGACATAACTGGATTTGATAATCTGGAATCACTTTCAACGGGACCCCAACACCTCACATCCCTTCAACATCTCAGGATTACCAATTGCCCAAAGTTGAACGATCTACTAGAGACGCTGTTACCTTCACTTTTGACTTTGGGTATAAGTAATTGCCCAAAATTGAAAGAAAGATGTGAAGGAAGAGGCTCCCACTACTGGGCCCGAATCTCTCATATCCCCTGCATCTACATAACAGACTAG